The DNA window ACTTCTTCTGAGGCGGGTTCAAATCCAAAGATTACAATTAGGGGAATTAGTTCGATCACTGCTGGAAATAATCCTTTGATTATTGTGGATGGACAACCCAATCAAGATGGTTTGGGTTCTTTAAACATGGCTGATATTCAATCTGTCGAAGTACTAAAAGATGCGGCTTCAGCCGCTATTTATGGATCGCGTGGTGCTAGTGGAGTTATCATTGTGACTACAAAAAGCGGTAAAACTGACAAGGTTCGTTTTAAATTGAATTACCAAACAGGGGTTAAAAATCCATATGAGACCTACCCAATGATGACTTCATCTGATTATGTTCGTTTATTATATAAGGAACGTGATATGAAAAAATTAGATCCCACCGTTGTTCAGGCACAAAATACGGTATCAGCAAACAATAATGCAATGTGGCTTATAGAGCAAGAACTCTTAGGAGGAAAAGGAACTGATTATCAAGATGAGGTTTTACGAACTGGTATGTACAAAACCATAGGATTAAGTGCAAGTGGTGGTTCAAAGAGTTCAAAGTATTATGTTTCACTTGGTTATAATGGAGATGAAGGAATGATGATTCATAGTGATTTTCAAAAATTCAATTTTATGACAAAATTGGATATGGAATTGAGTAAAAATGTGAAATTGGCCATCAACGTGAATCCTCAATATCAAACAAAAGAGTCTCCAGCTGAGAATTTTACTAACTTTATACGTTATCCAAGTTTTCTTCCTGTGAAACATAATGAATTGACACAAAATTTTGTTAGTCAAAATCCACAATGGGCTCCACTTACTGCTGGTAATTATGCTCATCCAAGACATTTTAGTAATTTGACTTATCCAGCCATGGGAATGACAGGGTTATTACCTGACGGCACTTATATGGTTCCAAGAGCTGGTGTAAGCCCCTTCGGTTCTGCCCAAAATAATCCAATGGGAGCAATTTCGGAACAATTTGATGATACTAAAGAATTTCGTTTTCAAGGAGCGGCTACTCTTACTGTAAATTTGGCAAAAGGTTTGGATTTCAAAACTATGGGAAGTACCTATATGAGGTATTCTGATCGTTTGGAATGGGCCAATACTGATGCCACTGGAGACGGAATTGCTAATAAAGGAACCTATACTAAGACAACTTTTAGAGATTTACTTTGGGAAAATACTTTGATTTACAAAAATGTTATAGGCGACCACTCTTTTGATGCTGTAGCCTTGTTTTCTGCACAAAATACTAAAACGACCAATCAAACTACAATAGGGCAAGGCTATCCTAGTGATAATATTAGAACTTTGAATAATGCCACTTTAGTAACTATTCCACCACCATCTACTTCTCCAAACGCCAATATTAATAATCAAATAGGATTGCTTTCTTATATGGCAAGGTTAAATTATGCCTATAAAGATAAATATCTATTGTCGATGAGTCTTCGTACCGATGGTAGTTCTTATTTTGGACCCGGTTACAAATGGGGAAATTTCCCAGCTGCATCCATAGGTTGGAAAGTTAATAATGAAAAATTTATGAGTGAGGTAGACTGGGTAAGTAAATTACTTTTGAGAGCAAGTTATGGTATATCCGGTAATAATAGAATTGGTGATTTCTTATTTGTTTCTTCTTTGACCAATGCCAACTACATTAGTGGGGCAGGTACAGGTTCAAACGTTCCTGGTTTAGCACCTAACCCAAACATTCAATCCAATCCTGAAATTACTTGGGAAAGTACGTATCAGACAAATGTAGGTTTTGATTTGTCGATGTTTAAAAATGCTGTAAACATTTCGGTTGATGCGTATCAATCTAAAACGGATAAATTATTGTTAAATCAACCATCGATGGCTTTTACAGGAGTTCCATTGGTAATCAATAATATTGGAAGTATGAATAATAAAGGTATCGAGTTTGAGATATCGACTACCAATATTAGAACAAAATCATTTAAATGGACAACCACTGCCAATATATCTCATACAGAAAATGAAGTAAGAGAATTAGGTAAAGAAAACTACTTGCGTTCCCAAGGAGAACGTACTGAAGTGTATCAAACTATGGTAGGTGATCCATTGGTTCAATATTATGGTTTCAAAACAGATGGTGTTTGGTTGTCACAAGCTCAAATTGATGAGGCTAAAGCGGCCGGTATCACTTCTCCATTGGCTCAATTGTTTATTCCAGGAGGTCTGAAATTAGTGGATCTAAATGGCGATAAAATCATTGATAATAATGATAGAACCATCATAGGAAATCCGTATCCAGATTTTATTTGGGGAATGACTAATGTTTTTACTTACAAAGCTTTTGATTTGAGTTTCTCATTTCAAGGTTCGCAAGGAGGACAATTGATTAATGGGGACCCTAATTACAATGAAACAAAAAGAACGAATTTGAACTATACCAAAAACCGTTGGGTAAGTGCCATGTTTCCTGGAGATGGAAAAACACCTTATGAAACTAGTGGTTTTAACTGGATGTTGACCGATTATGTGGTAGAAGATGCTTCCTATGTTGCAATTAGAGATATCACTATTGGTTTCACCATGCCAGATGAGTTTGCCAAAAAATGTTTAGTGAACGGCTTGCGTTTGTATTTCTCAGGTCAAAATATGTATTTTTATACTCCTAGCAATTACAGAGGTATCAATACAGAAGGAAGAAGTACTAGTGGTGCCTACAGTTCAACCTTGATTGATGGATACCAAAGAGGGGCATTTCCGATACCAAAAACAGTAGTTTTTGGATTAGATATTAATTTTTAATTTAAAACAAGTTTGATTATGAAAACATTCAAATATATAATAGGTCTTTTTTTGGTAACCCTTATCGGATGCAATGACATCATTGATTTGTATCCAGAATCTCAGGTAAATACTGCCACCTATTACTCTAATGCAGCTGAATTGCGTACTGGATTAAATGGAATTTATAATGGACTTCAAAAGCCCGTGCTAAATGAGTGGCAATTTACTGAATTACGCAGTGACAATACCATAATGAGTAGTCCAGGAACCTCTTCAACGGTAAACTTTGATTTGGATTATTTGGATCGCTTTTTTCCAACGTCTTCTCATCAAGCCGTATATACTTATTGGCTCAATACCTATAATAATATTCGAGGTGTCAATTATATCTTAAATGCATTGGGAGCAAACTACAATGAAGCTACAGGTGCTATCGATTACGGAGCAAATACACTTCCTATAAGTGATGTTGATCGTAAGAAATTTGCTTCAGAAGCTTGTTTTATTCGTGCTTATTCCTACTATAATTTAGTGCGTTTGTATGGAGGTGTTTTTTTAGTTCACGAACCAATATCGCCAGATCAAGCCAAACAGTTAAATCGCTCTTCGGTTGCGGATATTTATAAATTAATCGTTGCCGATTTGGCCAACGCTTCAGAAAACGGAAGTGCGGCTAAATTTGGTACAATTCCTGCCATAGAGGTTGGAACAGCCAATAGTTGGGCTGCCAAAGCTTTATTGGCTAAGGTTTATTTAAATTTAAATAGAAAAGCGGATGCCATTACCTTATTAAACGATGTAATAGCTAATAGTGGTTATGGACTGGAAACAACCTATGCCAATGTATTTTCTATTGGAAACGAAATGAACAAAGAAATTCTTTTTGCTGTTCGATTTAAATCTGGTGGAACAGGCTTAGGGAATACACTTCCTAATCAATTTGCTCCTCAAAATAGTGGTTCGGCAGTTATTATTGGAGCGGGTAAAAGCTACAATTCGCCCAGCCAAGAGTTGATAAACAGCTATGCAGCCAATGACCTCAGAAAATCAGTAAATATAGCTGTGTATGGAGTTGGTAATCCTGACCAAATTTATGTGAATAAATATATGTCTAAACCAACCATTGTGAATGATTCCGAAAATGACTGGCCAGTAATTCGTTATGCAGATGTATTATTGATGTTGGCAGAAGCTCAGGGTAATACTGCTTCAAGTTGGGCACAAATTAACCTTATTCACAAAAGAGCAACCACAGTTACTTTGACTCCTGATACAGGCAATATTGCAGTTTTCGAAAAAGCATTAGCCGACGAAAGAAGATGGGAGTTTGCTTTTGAGAACCAAAGATTTTTCGACTTGTTGCGTTTTGACACCACGTTGACTACTATAAAATCAGAAGCAACGATCGACAATCATTTTGCTGTAATGTATCCATTATATTATACAAAATATACTGAACCTAAATTGACATTAGATCAAATGCAAACTAATGCCAATCCAGATAAGTTTTTATTACCAATTCCGCAATATGAAATTGATACAAATTCATTCCTAGTGATTCCACAGAATCCTGGATATTAAACTATTAGTTTGTTAGTTTAAACCCAATTTTAGTGTATTTTTATACATTGAAATTGGGTTTTTTAATTTCTATTTTAATCTTATTCTACAATTATGGCCTTATCCAAGTCAACAAGAGAAAAGCTAAAAAAGGTAAGTACCCCAACTATTGCTACTTGTCTTTATAAAAAAGGATTCAAAAATCAGTTTATTCAAAATGTAAAGTCTGTGCAATTAGGAAAGCCAACAATGGTTGGCGAAGCTTATACGTTGCGATATATTCCAGCACGAGAAGATCGAAATCCAATTACCGTTTTTCGAAATGCCGATCATCCGCAAAGAGTAGCTGTCGAAAATTGTCCTCCAGGTCATATATTGGTAATTGATAGCAGGAAAGATGCCCGAGCAGCATCGGCAGGCGATATTTTGGTCAGTCGGTTGATGGTTCGTGGAGTAGCAGGTATTGTAACCGATGGCGGTTTTAGAGATTCAGCCAATATTGCCAAATTAGCCATTCCAGCCTATCATAATCGTTCTTCAGCTCCAACCAATTTAACTTTGCACGAAGCAATTGATATCAATCAACCAATTGCTTGTGGAGATGTAGCGGTTTTTCCGGGAGATGTTCTTGTAGGTGATGATGATGGAGTAATGGTTATTCCAGCAGCCATTGTCGATGAAGTAGCCGATGAATGCCTTGAAATGACTCTTTTTGAAAAATTTGTATTGGAAAAAGTATTGGATGGCAGAGCAGTGATTGGTCTTTATCCACCTACAAATGAAACTACCTTAGTCGATTTTGAAACTTGGAAAAAAGAGCAAGTCAAATGATTGCTTCTTTTTAAATTTTAAAGATTTAACAGCAAATTCACAAATTATATTTTGATAGTTCAGCCAATAAATTTGCGAATTTGAAGCTCGTTTTTATGCTTGTATTAGATTCTCAATTTAAAATTCCAATTAAGCCTCTTTCCATAATTTCTGAATTGCCATTCGGTCTTTTTTCATTGCATCAAAAACTACTTTTTTGTCAACAGTAATTGTGCTATTTCCTTTTTCGGCGCCACCTAAATCGTATTCCACATGCAGGCAAACATCGGGTTTTAATTGGTATTTTTTTAATAATTTAAAATAGGAACTAAAATCGACCATTCCTTCACCTATAGGTACGTTGATAGGTTCCCATTTTTCGTTAACTTTTGCCCATTTGAAATCTTTTAAAACGATTGTTTTTATTTTTGACTTCAATAGCTCAAAACCATTTATCCAAGAATTGCCGCCTTCTACCATAGCATGTCGAATGTCGTATTGAGTGCCAAAATAGTTTGGATTTGCGGTTTTCAAAATGGTGTCGATTTCCCAAAATGATGAGCCTACATGGCGACCCGCATGATTTTGATAGCAACCGACAATACCTAGACTTTTATTAAGTTCACTTAGTTGGTAAATTTCGTTTTGGTATGTATCCAAGGACTCTATCATTGTTTTACCTTCTTTAAATTTAAACCAATTGCTTCTGTAGTAATTCACCCCTAATGAAGCAGCGGTTGTAATAATATCTACATCTATTGGATTTGTGATACTTTCAATGGTAGTTGTAATCATTTTGCAATTAGACCCCGCTTCTTTTATGGCTTTTATGGCTTTTGGCAAATCTGTTTTTACTAATTCTGGGAGCACATGTCCTTTGGGTCTGACGGTTAAATCCACTCCTGAAAACCCCATTTCAGCCGCCATTTCTCCACTAGTTTTATAATCTAAAAATTGAAGGTGTTTGGAAAAAATACTAATGTCCAATTCCGAAGCATCAAAAAAATCCGATTCAAAAAAGGAATTGGCAGAGTTTATCAAAGGAATTGTTCCAATGACTCCCAAAGCAGTTAGTTTTACAAAATCTCTCCTCGTGTGTGCTGAATTATTTTCCATGGTTTGAATTTATTTATTTGATTTTTGATTGGGTCAAACTACCGTTGATTAATCTCCAAATATTCAAAGGATTTTCATTTTTTAAAGCTGCTGGCAATAGTGAATCTGGATAATCCTGAAAGCAAATGGGTCGCACAAATCGTTTGATAGCGTTCGTTCCTACGGAAGTTGATTGAGAGCAGGTTGTGGCTGGAAACGGACCGCCGTGCACTATCGAATGGCATACTTCAACTCCTGTTGGGAAGCCATTGATTATAATTCGGCCTACTTTCAATTCTAAAATATCAAATAATGCTCTGTATTGATCAATGTCATTTTCGTTTCCAAAAATGGTTGCAGTGAGATGTCCTTCTAAATTGCTTGCAGCATCCAATACCGCTTCCTTTGTATCTGCTTCTACAATAATACTGGAGGGTCCAAAATTTTCTACAGATAACGAATGGTTTTTTAAAAAGTTGTCTACGGAAGTTTTAAATAGTATTGGACTACTGCTGTTTAGCTTCACTTCTGGTTGACCTGACGCTACTATTTCTACTTCTGTGCTATTTTTAGTTTTTCGAATTCCGTTATCAAAAGCTTTTTTGATATTAGACGTAAGCATTGTTCCTGCGGGAATTTCATTAATTTTTTGTTTCAGCAGGTTGTAAAAGGTAGCGACACCTTCTGATTTTTCAATAAAGCAAATGCCGGGATTAGTACAAAATTGACCCACACCCATGGCAATAGAATTGGCTAGACCTGCGGCAATTTCTACACCTTTTTCTTTCAAAATGCCTGGCAAAATGAAAACGGGATTGGTACTTCCCATTTCTGCAAACACAGGAATCGGCTCCGGACGAGCGTTGGCATAATCGAACAAGGCTTTTCCACCTGCAAAGGAACCAGTAAAACCTACTGCTTTTATTTCTGGATGTTTGACTAAGGCTTCACCGACTGATTTTGAATTGCCTTGAAGTAAACTAAATGTTCCTTCTGGCATCCCACAAATTTGAATGGCTTTCGAAATAGCTTTTGCAATAAGCGCTGATGTGCCTGGGTGAGCTTCGTGACCTTTTACAATTACGGGACAGCCAGCAGCTAGGGCAGAGGCGGTATCTCCTCCTGCGGTTGAAAACGCTAATGGAAAATTGCTAGCGCCAAAAACAGCAACAGGTCCTAAAGGTATTAGCAGCTTTCGAATGTCAGGTTTTGGCAATGGAATTCGGTCAGGAATAGCCGTATCTATTTGAGCATCGACCCAAGAACCTTCTCGAACCAGAGCTGCGAATAATTTCAATTGATGGATAGTTCGTCCTCTTTCTCCCTCTAATCGCGCGAGCGGAAGCCCTGTTTCCAGATGGCACCGTTCTATAAGTTCGTTGCCCAAATGTAGAATTTCATCAGCAATTTGTTCTAGAAAACTTGCTATACTTTCCTTGTCTTTTTTTCGATATTTTGCAAAAGCTTCAACAGCTTTAAGTACGGTTTTATGAATATCTTGGGCACTAGAATTTATAAAACTTCCTTCCAAGGCGCGCTCTGTCGCAGGGTTATAGGCTACGAAATAGGTTCTACTGTTCATTTGCTGATTATTTTGGTTAACCAAATTGGAAGACCAAAAGTAAGATTATTTTGTTTAATGCAGTGTGTTTTTTATAATTATTGCAATTTTTGGGTTATTTGGTTGTTTGAAAACATAATTTTTGTATTTTTGGTAAACCAAATTGGTAAACCATATAAAAATGCATTAATTTATATAACTTTCGATGACTAGTTCTACCGCAACCAAGCCTTTTTCTTTTTACTTTTACAAAGCTTTTCTTTTTTTTAGTTGTTTTATTGGCCTATGCGCAAAGGGTCAAAATGTATATACGACCGTTTCGGCGCTTCAAACCGCTGTAAATACCGCTGCGTCAACAGGAGGGACATTTATTCTTAAAGATGGTACGTATAGCAACGCCTCATTTACTTTCATTTCGATAAAAGCTAGTTCGAATTTGCCCATATTGATAAAATCCGAAACTATTGGAGGTGTGATTTTAACTAATGATTCTAAATTTTCTTTAAGTAAATGCACTTTTATCACGGTTCAGGGGTTTAATTTTAATTGTAGTGGCAGCAATTCACTAGTTAAATTATCGGGTTGTAATAATATTAGATTTACACGGAATATTTTTAAATTGACCACTACAGTCCCGGTAAAGTGGTTTTACATCGGGGGCGTTTATAATGATCTTGTGTATCCCTACCTTGATCCAAGCCATCATAACAGAATTGACCATAATATTTTTCAAGATAAAACGCTGCCAGGGCATTACATTACAGTGGATGGTAACAATTCGGTAGACCAATCTCAATACGATTTAATAGATCATAATTATTTTAAAAATAACAGCCCAAGAGCGGTCAATGAGCAAGAGTCTATTAGAGTGGGCTGGAGTGATATGTCCAAGTCTAGCGGATATACTACAATAGAATATAATTTGTTCGAAAACTGTGATGGAGATCCCGAAGTAGTTTCGATTAAATCCTGCGATAATATTGTTAGACACAATACTTTCAATGGAAGCTATGGGACGCTTTCTTTTAGACACGGTAACAGAAATAGGGCAGAGGGAAATTATTTTTTTGGAAATAATAGACCAATAGGTTTAGCCCCAGACGGGACTACTAATTTGTATACAGGTGGAATCCGAGTCTATGGAACAGATCATGTTATTATCAATAACTACTTTGAAGGCTTAAATGGAACTAGATGGGACGCTCCCATAACATTGACTCAAGGTGATGTCGATCAAACAAGTACTAGTCTTTCAAGTCATTTTAGACCCGAAAGAATAATTATTGCTTATAATACTTTAGTCAATAATGATTACGGAATCGAATTGGGTTTTACCAATAATGGAGCTTACACGAAAGGGATGCTGAATATTACTATAGCCAATAATTTAATAACTGGATCTAAAAACAGTTTAGTAAAAATTGTCGATGGTAAAGATCCCGGCTCGAATGTGACTTGGTCCAATAACTTGATGTACCCGACAGCCGGAGCCGCAATGGTATCGGGAGGAACAATGACTACTTCATTTTCGCCAGCTCAGGCTCTAAATGAAAACCCCAATTTAGTATTCGATAGTGCACAGGGAACATGGCGTACCGCAGCGACTACTCCTGTTTATAACAATACAAACGCAGTTGTAACAACTGAAGACATTGATGGGCAAACAAGGCCAACTCCAAGTAATCCGGGAGCCGATCATTACAGCGCTGATGTGATGTCTGTTCGTTACCAGCCTATGACGTCAGCTACCGTTGGACCCAATGCGTATGAAGCCAATGAGCCTGTTCCAGAATCTCTTGTGCTCACTCCGATCCCATCCTTTGGTGCTTCAGGAGGATCGCAGGTTACAACGGTAACTTCAAATGTAAATTGGACGGCAACAATTGATAAACCCAGTTGGATGAGTATAAATCCGATTTCAGGTACAAATGATGGATCAATAACTGTGGTTGTGACGGCAAATTCTACTTTTGCAACAAGAACGGGAACAATAACGGTAGTCGGTGGATCGTTGACTAGAATTTTGACAATAACTCAAGCTGGCTTGGTGTCTACGACTCCAATAATAAATGCTGGAGCGGCTGGATATCCTGTAACGGTAACAGCAACTCAAGAGCAGATTACGGCTCCGAACTCGAATTATGCCAGCAATACTTTAGACAAAAACACTAGTTCTAAATGGTCTGATTTAGGTATCGGAAGTACTACTAACCCTTATGGAGTCTTGACTTATGATTTAAGCGGTGTTTACAGCTTAGAATCTATCAAAATTGCTACGACAGGAAGTTCTTCGAAATGGTATTTTTATGGTATTCAATTTTCACTCGATGGGATTAATTACTCGCCGATGATCAATCTGACGAGCGCCGCTGCCGGTCCCTCAACATTCCAAACTTATCTGTTTTCCGATGTGGCGAGATACGTCAAAATCACTGGAGCTGGAAATAATTCCTCGGCTTTTACAACTATTTCAGAAATTGAGTTTTATGGTAATGCAATTCCTTTATCTGTAGTAAAGAACGAACAGCTAAATTCTTTGATTGTATATCCTAATCCAGCATCAACGGTATTGAATTTACAATTGGCAAATAAAAATTATAAAAAAGTATATGTATTCAGTATGGATGGAAAATTAGTATTAAATGCTGAAAATGATAACTTAAAATCCAATCATTTTACAATAGATGTTAGTGCTCTGAAACAAGGTAACTATGTTTTGAAGCTTATTGATGAATCTGGCAAAATTTTCAATTCTAAAATCATAACAATAGCTAATTAATCTAATTTTATAGTAATACTAGTACCATTTGAGTTAACTTTAGATTTATCTAATTTTTATTGGTAAATATTTTTTATTTAAAATTATTATTGTAAATTTGGTATTCCAAACTGGATAACCAATTTTGTTAACTATTAAACTCTTTATTATGAAAAAAAAATTACTTCTTTTGGCAACAGTAATACTGTCGATCGTGCAATCATTCGGACAGGTTACTTTACCATTGTACGAAAGCTTTAACTATACTGAAGGTGAAGCTCTTGCAAATGCCAGTCCTGCAAAAAGTCAGTGGACAAGCGTAGCTACAGCATCTTCATTAGATGATCAAATTATTGCCAGTCCCGGTTGGGTTACTACCGGAATTCCAGGATATGGTGGTAGTGCGTTGTTTATTCAAGGAGGAAGCACCGATCCTCAAATTAAATTTACTAGTCAAACTTCAGGAACAGTATATTATTCATTTCTTGCCATTTTTAAGGAAAACAGTGCTGCTCCCGGAACTGTTTGGACTGGTGCTGACCCTGGTATTCAATTTATTAGTTTAGGTCAAGAAAGTTCGACGACTCCTGGAAATACAAATTATACCTGCAGTATATTCATAAAAAAATCAGGTGCGGGCTTTGTTTTGGGAATTAATAAAGGATCCTCAACCACTGAAACAACTTGGGGTTCTACCGTATATAATTTGGATACTGAATATTATATAATCGCAAGTCACACATTCGATTTGGTTACTAACATTCCAACTTCAAAATTATGGGTTATAGATCCTGCTACAAGTTCTGGAACTGATGTGCCAAATGTGGAACCTGCTGCTACTATAACTTCAAATTTAGGTACAACCAATAGACTAAATGTCGATAGAATTTATATCAGACAAGATTCTAATGCTAAAACTCCAGGAATTATTATCGACGAACTTAGAGTTGCTACAAATTACAATACTGTAACTGGTACTACAGCCCCGTTGGGTTTATCTAAAAATGAAATAGCCGGTTTAAACGTATACCCAAATCCAGTTACGAACGGAAAAGTTTTCATAAGTTCAAGTTCTTCTGATGCAAAAAAAATAACTATTTATGACATATTAGGTAAACAACTTATACATAACGAAGTTTCTAATGGAACTTTGGATGTGTCTAGTTTGAGTAAAGGGGTTTATTTAATGAAAATTTCAGAAGGTGCTTCAAGTAGTACAAGAAAGCTCATAGTGGAATAATACCTCAGGCGAATATTGAAAAATTGTTTTTAGTTTGGTTAAAGGTGCGGTTTTTAGGAATCGCACCTTTTTTATGGCAGTATTAGTAACTTTTTCGTGGTTCTCAAATCAGCACACAGTAGACAGATGATTGCCGATAAAAGGCTAAATATGTGTTAAGGAAAAAACAGTTCTGCTTTGAGGACAGTCTGCTTTGGACAGATT is part of the Flavobacterium nackdongense genome and encodes:
- a CDS encoding aldehyde dehydrogenase (NADP(+)), producing MNSRTYFVAYNPATERALEGSFINSSAQDIHKTVLKAVEAFAKYRKKDKESIASFLEQIADEILHLGNELIERCHLETGLPLARLEGERGRTIHQLKLFAALVREGSWVDAQIDTAIPDRIPLPKPDIRKLLIPLGPVAVFGASNFPLAFSTAGGDTASALAAGCPVIVKGHEAHPGTSALIAKAISKAIQICGMPEGTFSLLQGNSKSVGEALVKHPEIKAVGFTGSFAGGKALFDYANARPEPIPVFAEMGSTNPVFILPGILKEKGVEIAAGLANSIAMGVGQFCTNPGICFIEKSEGVATFYNLLKQKINEIPAGTMLTSNIKKAFDNGIRKTKNSTEVEIVASGQPEVKLNSSSPILFKTSVDNFLKNHSLSVENFGPSSIIVEADTKEAVLDAASNLEGHLTATIFGNENDIDQYRALFDILELKVGRIIINGFPTGVEVCHSIVHGGPFPATTCSQSTSVGTNAIKRFVRPICFQDYPDSLLPAALKNENPLNIWRLINGSLTQSKIK
- a CDS encoding sugar phosphate isomerase/epimerase family protein, which encodes MENNSAHTRRDFVKLTALGVIGTIPLINSANSFFESDFFDASELDISIFSKHLQFLDYKTSGEMAAEMGFSGVDLTVRPKGHVLPELVKTDLPKAIKAIKEAGSNCKMITTTIESITNPIDVDIITTAASLGVNYYRSNWFKFKEGKTMIESLDTYQNEIYQLSELNKSLGIVGCYQNHAGRHVGSSFWEIDTILKTANPNYFGTQYDIRHAMVEGGNSWINGFELLKSKIKTIVLKDFKWAKVNEKWEPINVPIGEGMVDFSSYFKLLKKYQLKPDVCLHVEYDLGGAEKGNSTITVDKKVVFDAMKKDRMAIQKLWKEA
- a CDS encoding SusC/RagA family TonB-linked outer membrane protein codes for the protein MKKPILLFLLIFASIINAQTGSKVTGTVVDSKGLSIPGVTVTSDLNSVSTDFDGKYSISVKNSKSILKFSFVGFETQLVPVGKEKTINVVLKESLSTLDEVVVIGYGTQKRSSVTGSVSKFQSEKLTELAVSRVDQALQGKIAGVNIQNTSSEAGSNPKITIRGISSITAGNNPLIIVDGQPNQDGLGSLNMADIQSVEVLKDAASAAIYGSRGASGVIIVTTKSGKTDKVRFKLNYQTGVKNPYETYPMMTSSDYVRLLYKERDMKKLDPTVVQAQNTVSANNNAMWLIEQELLGGKGTDYQDEVLRTGMYKTIGLSASGGSKSSKYYVSLGYNGDEGMMIHSDFQKFNFMTKLDMELSKNVKLAINVNPQYQTKESPAENFTNFIRYPSFLPVKHNELTQNFVSQNPQWAPLTAGNYAHPRHFSNLTYPAMGMTGLLPDGTYMVPRAGVSPFGSAQNNPMGAISEQFDDTKEFRFQGAATLTVNLAKGLDFKTMGSTYMRYSDRLEWANTDATGDGIANKGTYTKTTFRDLLWENTLIYKNVIGDHSFDAVALFSAQNTKTTNQTTIGQGYPSDNIRTLNNATLVTIPPPSTSPNANINNQIGLLSYMARLNYAYKDKYLLSMSLRTDGSSYFGPGYKWGNFPAASIGWKVNNEKFMSEVDWVSKLLLRASYGISGNNRIGDFLFVSSLTNANYISGAGTGSNVPGLAPNPNIQSNPEITWESTYQTNVGFDLSMFKNAVNISVDAYQSKTDKLLLNQPSMAFTGVPLVINNIGSMNNKGIEFEISTTNIRTKSFKWTTTANISHTENEVRELGKENYLRSQGERTEVYQTMVGDPLVQYYGFKTDGVWLSQAQIDEAKAAGITSPLAQLFIPGGLKLVDLNGDKIIDNNDRTIIGNPYPDFIWGMTNVFTYKAFDLSFSFQGSQGGQLINGDPNYNETKRTNLNYTKNRWVSAMFPGDGKTPYETSGFNWMLTDYVVEDASYVAIRDITIGFTMPDEFAKKCLVNGLRLYFSGQNMYFYTPSNYRGINTEGRSTSGAYSSTLIDGYQRGAFPIPKTVVFGLDINF
- a CDS encoding ribonuclease activity regulator RraA is translated as MALSKSTREKLKKVSTPTIATCLYKKGFKNQFIQNVKSVQLGKPTMVGEAYTLRYIPAREDRNPITVFRNADHPQRVAVENCPPGHILVIDSRKDARAASAGDILVSRLMVRGVAGIVTDGGFRDSANIAKLAIPAYHNRSSAPTNLTLHEAIDINQPIACGDVAVFPGDVLVGDDDGVMVIPAAIVDEVADECLEMTLFEKFVLEKVLDGRAVIGLYPPTNETTLVDFETWKKEQVK
- a CDS encoding RagB/SusD family nutrient uptake outer membrane protein: MKTFKYIIGLFLVTLIGCNDIIDLYPESQVNTATYYSNAAELRTGLNGIYNGLQKPVLNEWQFTELRSDNTIMSSPGTSSTVNFDLDYLDRFFPTSSHQAVYTYWLNTYNNIRGVNYILNALGANYNEATGAIDYGANTLPISDVDRKKFASEACFIRAYSYYNLVRLYGGVFLVHEPISPDQAKQLNRSSVADIYKLIVADLANASENGSAAKFGTIPAIEVGTANSWAAKALLAKVYLNLNRKADAITLLNDVIANSGYGLETTYANVFSIGNEMNKEILFAVRFKSGGTGLGNTLPNQFAPQNSGSAVIIGAGKSYNSPSQELINSYAANDLRKSVNIAVYGVGNPDQIYVNKYMSKPTIVNDSENDWPVIRYADVLLMLAEAQGNTASSWAQINLIHKRATTVTLTPDTGNIAVFEKALADERRWEFAFENQRFFDLLRFDTTLTTIKSEATIDNHFAVMYPLYYTKYTEPKLTLDQMQTNANPDKFLLPIPQYEIDTNSFLVIPQNPGY
- a CDS encoding chondroitinase-B domain-containing protein is translated as MTSSTATKPFSFYFYKAFLFFSCFIGLCAKGQNVYTTVSALQTAVNTAASTGGTFILKDGTYSNASFTFISIKASSNLPILIKSETIGGVILTNDSKFSLSKCTFITVQGFNFNCSGSNSLVKLSGCNNIRFTRNIFKLTTTVPVKWFYIGGVYNDLVYPYLDPSHHNRIDHNIFQDKTLPGHYITVDGNNSVDQSQYDLIDHNYFKNNSPRAVNEQESIRVGWSDMSKSSGYTTIEYNLFENCDGDPEVVSIKSCDNIVRHNTFNGSYGTLSFRHGNRNRAEGNYFFGNNRPIGLAPDGTTNLYTGGIRVYGTDHVIINNYFEGLNGTRWDAPITLTQGDVDQTSTSLSSHFRPERIIIAYNTLVNNDYGIELGFTNNGAYTKGMLNITIANNLITGSKNSLVKIVDGKDPGSNVTWSNNLMYPTAGAAMVSGGTMTTSFSPAQALNENPNLVFDSAQGTWRTAATTPVYNNTNAVVTTEDIDGQTRPTPSNPGADHYSADVMSVRYQPMTSATVGPNAYEANEPVPESLVLTPIPSFGASGGSQVTTVTSNVNWTATIDKPSWMSINPISGTNDGSITVVVTANSTFATRTGTITVVGGSLTRILTITQAGLVSTTPIINAGAAGYPVTVTATQEQITAPNSNYASNTLDKNTSSKWSDLGIGSTTNPYGVLTYDLSGVYSLESIKIATTGSSSKWYFYGIQFSLDGINYSPMINLTSAAAGPSTFQTYLFSDVARYVKITGAGNNSSAFTTISEIEFYGNAIPLSVVKNEQLNSLIVYPNPASTVLNLQLANKNYKKVYVFSMDGKLVLNAENDNLKSNHFTIDVSALKQGNYVLKLIDESGKIFNSKIITIAN